One window of Triticum dicoccoides isolate Atlit2015 ecotype Zavitan chromosome 5A, WEW_v2.0, whole genome shotgun sequence genomic DNA carries:
- the LOC119301231 gene encoding brassinosteroid LRR receptor kinase BRL1-like, with amino-acid sequence MAAFTAAFSFLLVLLRLLAPAIADAGEAAALLAFRRASVVDDPRGALTTWVSGAAANSTAPCSWAGVTCAPPLDGRVVALNLSGKDLAGDLRLGALLALPALQRLDLRRNAFYGNLSHAPPSSSSCALVEVDISSNAFNGTLPPAFLASCGALRSLNLSRNALAAGGFPFAPSLRSIDLSRNHLEDAGLLNYSFAGCHGLRYLNLSANLFTSRLPELASCSVITTLDVSWNQISGALPAGFMATAPANLTYLSIARNNLTGDVSGYNFGVCGNLTVLDWSNNGLSSTGLPPGLANCHRLETLDMSGNKLLSGSIPTFFTELPSLKRLALAGNEFAGPIPEELGQLCGRIVHFDLSSNRLVGGLPASFAKCSSLEVLDLRANQFSGDFVASVVSTISSLRVLRLAFNNITGANPLPALAAGCPLLEEIDLGANELDGEIMPDLCSSLPSLKKLFLPNNYLNGTIPTSLGNCANLESIDLSFNFLVGEIPPEVITLPKLADLVMWANGLSGVIPDILCSNGTALAMLVISYNNFTGGIPPSITSCVNLVWVSLSANRLTGVVPPGFSKLQKLAILQLNKNQLSGRVPAELGRCNNLIWLDLNSNGFTGTIPSELAAQAGLVPEGIVSGKEFVFLRNEAGNICPGAGLLFEFFGIRPERLAGFTPAVRMCPVTRIYMGTTVYSFSSNGSMIFLDLSYNGLTGEIPESLGSMAYLVVLNLGHNELSGKIPEAFSGLELMGAMDLSNNHLVGGIPSGFGSLHFLVDFDVSNNNLTGPIPSSGQLTTFQPARYGNNSGLCGIPLPPCGHTPGGVSGGGSSHDGRRKVIGASILVGVALSLLILLLLLVTLCKLWKSQRTEEIRTGYIESLPMSGATSWKLSGVEEPLSINVAAFEKPLRKLTFAHLLEATNGFSAETLVGSGGFGEVYKARLKDGSVVAIKKLIHYTGQGDREFTAEMETIGKIKHRNLVPLLGYCKVGDERLLVYEYMKHGSLDMVLHDNDDKAMVKLDWAARKKIAIGSARGLAFLHHSCIPHIIHRDMKSSNVLLDNNLDARVSDFGMARLMNALDTHLSVSTLAGTPGYVPPEYYQSFRCTTKGDVYSYGVVLLELLTGKKPIDPTEFGDNNLVGWVKQMVKENKSGEIFDPTLTDTKSGEAELDQYLKIASECLDDRPARRPTMIQVMAMFKELQLDSDSDFLDGFSINSSTIDESAEKSSS; translated from the coding sequence ATGGCGGCCTTCACGGCGGCCTTCtccttcttgctcgtgctgctccgGCTGCTGGCGCCCGCCATTGCcgacgccggcgaggcggcggcgctgctcgCCTTCAGGCGCGCGTCCGTGGTGGACGACCCGCGCGGTGCGCTCACGACCTGGGTGTCCGGCGCCGCCGCCAACTCCACCGCGCCCTGCTCGTGGGCCGGCGTCACGTGCGCGCCGCCGCTCGACGGCCGGGTCGTCGCCCTCAACCTCAGCGGCAAGGACCTCGCTGGCGACCTTCGGCTCGGCGCGCTCCTCGCGCTCCCGGCGCTGCAGCGTCTCGACTTGCGCCGCAATGCCTTCTACGGCAACCTCTCGcacgcgccgccgtcatcgtcgtCGTGCGCGCTCGTGGAGGTGGACATATCGTCCAACGCCTTCAACGGGACGCTGCCCCCGGCGTTCCTGGCGTCCTGCGGCGCGCTGCGGTCCCTGAACCTGTCGAGGAACGCCCTCGCCGCCGGCGGGTTCCCGTTCGCGCCGTCGCTGCGGTCGATCGACCTGTCGCGCAACCACCTGGAGGACGCCGGCCTGCTCAACTACTCCTTCGCCGGCTGCCATGGCCTGCGGTACCTCAACCTCTCCGCCAACCTCTTCACGAGCCGGCTGCCGGAGCTGGCATCGTGCAGCGTGATCACCACGCTCGACGTGTCGTGGAACCAGATCTCAGGCGCGCTCCCCGCCGGGTTCATGGCGACCGCGCCGGCCAACCTGACGTACCTGAGCATCGCCCGTAACAACCTCACCGGCGATGTCTCTGGGTACAACTTCGGCGTGTGCGGCAACCTGACGGTGCTCGACTGGTCCAACAACGGCCTAAGCAGCACCGGACTACCGCCGGGTCTCGCCAACTGCCACCGCCTTGAGACGCTCGACATGTCAGGGAACAAGCTTCTCTCCGGCTCAATACCGACCTTCTTTACCGAACTACCTTCTCTGAAGAGACTGGCATTGGCCGGCAACGAGTTCGCCGGGCCGATACCGGAGGAGCTGGGCCAGCTGTGCGGCAGAATCGTCCATTTTGACCTGTCGAGCAACCGACTGGTCGGCGGCTTGCCGGCGAGCTTTGCAAAGTGCAGCTCCCTCGAGGTGCTCGACCTCAGAGCGAACCAGTTCTCCGGTGACTTTGTGGCCAGCGTCGTCAGCACCATCTCCTCGCTCCGCGTGCTGCGGCTGGCATTCAACAACATCACCGGCGCGAACCCGCTGCCGGCGCTCGCGGCGGGGTGCCCATTGCTGGAGGAGATCGACCTCGGGGCCAACGAGCTCGACGGAGAAATCATGCCGGACCTGTGCTCGTCACTGCCTTCTCTGAAGAAGCTGTTCCTCCCAAACAACTACCTCAACGGCACCATACCGACGTCGCTCGGCAACTGCGCTAACCTGGAGTCCATTGATCTGAGCTTCAACTTCCTGGTTGGCGAGATCCCGCCGGAAGTAATCACTCTGCCGAAGCTGGCCGATCTGGTCATGTGGGCGAATGGCCTGTCCGGCGTGATACCGGACATCCTATGCTCCAATGGCACCGCACTGGCGATGCTGGTGATAAGCTACAACAACTTCACCGGAGGCATCCCGCCGTCCATCACAAGCTGCGTGAACCTCGTCTGGGTGTCGCTGTCGGCCAACCGTCTCACCGGGGTCGTGCCGCCGGGCTTCTCCAAGCTCCAGAAGCTGGCCATCCTGCAGCTCAACAAGAACCAGCTCTCCGGCCGCGTGCCGGCGGAGCTCGGCAGGTGCAACAACCTCATATGGCTGGACCTCAACAGCAACGGCTTCACCGGCACGATACCCTCGGAGCTGGCAGCCCAGGCGGGGCTCGTTCCGGAGGGGATCGTGTCAGGGAAGGAGTTCGTCTTCCTCCGCAACGAGGCCGGCAACATCTGCCCCGGCGCCGGACTGCTCTTCGAGTTCTTCGGCATCCGGCCAGAGCGCTTGGCCGGGTTCACCCCCGCCGTGCGCATGTGCCCGGTCACCAGGATCTACATGGGCACCACGGTGTACTCATTCAGCAGCAATGGCAGCATGATCTTCCTCGACCTCTCGTACAACGGCCTCACCGGCGAGATACCGGAGAGCCTCGGGAGCATGGCGTACCTCGTCGTCCTCAACTTGGGGCACAATGAGCTCAGCGGCAAGATACCGGAGGCATTTTCAGGGCTGGAACTGATGGGCGCCATGGACCTGTCAAACAATCACCTCGTCGGCGGCATACCCTCAGGTTTTGGTAGCCTGCATTTCCTCGTCGACTTCGACGTCTCCAACAACAACCTCACCGGTCCGATCCCGTCGTCCGGCCAGCTCACCACCTTCCAGCCGGCCCGGTACGGGAACAACTCTGGTCTCTGTGGCATTCCTCTGCCGCCATGCGGGCACACTCCGGGAGGGGTGAGCGGGGGAGGAAGCTCACATGATGGGAGGAGGAAGGTGATCGGGGCGAGCATTCTCGTCGGAGTGGCGCTCTCGCTGCTCATACTCCTGCTGCTCTTGGTCACGCTCTGCAAGCTCTGGAAGAGCCAGAGGACCGAGGAGATCAGAACGGGGTACATCGAGAGCCTCCCGATGTCCGGCGCCACGAGCTGGAAGCTGTCCGGCGTCGAGGAGCCACTGAGCATCAACGTGGCAGCATTCGAGAAGCCGCTGAGGAAGCTCACCTTCGCGCACCTCCTCGAGGCCACCAATGGCTTCAGCGCCGAGACCCTCGTCGGCTCCGGGGGGTTCGGCGAGGTTTACAAGGCCAGGCTCAAGGACGGCAGCGTGGTGGCCATCAAGAAGCTCATCCATTACACGGGCCAGGGCGACCGGGAGTTCACGGCGGAGATGGAGACCATCGGCAAGATCAAGCACCGCAACCTCGTCCCGCTGCTCGGGTACTGCAAGGTCGGCGACGAGCGGCTCCTCGTGTACGAGTACATGAAGCACGGCAGCTTGGACATGGTGCTCCACGACAACGACGACAAGGCCATGGTGAAGCTCGACTGGGCGGCGAGGAAGAAGATCGCCATCGGGTCGGCGAGGGGCCTCGCCTTCCTCCACCACAGCTGCATCCCCCACATCATCCACCGGGACATGAAGTCGAGCAACGTGCTCCTGGACAACAACCTCGACGCCCGGGTGTCGGACTTCGGGATGGCGAGGCTGATGAACGCGCTGGACACGCACCTGAGCGTGAGCACGCTCGCGGGCACGCCCGGGTACGTCCCGCCGGAGTACTACCAGAGCTTCCGGTGCACGACCAAGGGCGACGTCTACAGCTATGGCGTCGTGCTCCTGGAGCTCCTCACCGGGAAGAAGCCGATCGACCCGACCGAGTTCGGCGACAACAACCTCGTCGGCTGGGTGAAGCAGATGGTCAAGGAGAACAAGAGCGGCGAGATCTTTGATCCCACGCTGACCGACACCAAGTCCGGGGAGGCCGAGCTCGATCAGTACCTCAAGATCGCCTCCGAGTGCCTGGATGACCGGCCGGCCAGAAGGCCTACCATGATCCAGGTCATGGCCATGTTCAAGGAGCTGCAGCTCGACTCCGACAGCGACTTCCTCGACGGCTTCTCGATCAACTCCTCCACCATAGACGAATCGGCAGAGAAATCATCGTCGTAA